A window from Culex pipiens pallens isolate TS chromosome 3, TS_CPP_V2, whole genome shotgun sequence encodes these proteins:
- the LOC120430135 gene encoding protein SHQ1 homolog, with protein sequence MSDSVTYTVSYTDTHAVLLVTTPELDLEHADTALALEVHDRELVFTAPPYHVRIPVDRDLRRQDEGFPERIDYEKGVICYHIPLVTREQVEASSETLFAYGFNNWYSGPLNIINNQDFKSLSNPERFSNEERHQKRLSDEKTDFSSEHFGMDHVQCMIDCFGLDSAVIPLEIKLTEDQNYRIKVILSDKKDNLDQYRTLADDSSILLNLLDMLLAVLYDKLLQSNELNEAISHVNIHRISATLSYFEQFKSVDAVLTAFYRRSCVYPLFRSKELAQICAQCLADASKKDAFNDWILEKLMYCYESFMQNDCSVLNHYYVKDYIRFVRLCAPVEGLRKAVEEVAALLPQVHERSLGFGEEAVVQKFVRDIIGRLDDSSTDSDDDSSSEGETETERSDEEVISQPEESVLDKLMNLKIQP encoded by the exons ATGAGTGATTCAGTGACCTACACGGTATCGTACACGGATACGCACGCCGTGCTGCTCGTGACCACCCCGGAGCTGGACCTGGAGCACGCCGACACCGCGCTGGCCCTCGAAGTGCACGACCGGGAGCTCGTGTTCACCGCACCGCCGTACCATGTGAG AATTCCGGTGGATCGTGATCTGCGGCGGCAGGATGAGGGATTTCCCGAGCGGATTGATTACGAGAAGGGGGTTATCTGTTACCACATCCCGTTGGTGACGAGGGAACAGGTTGAGGCAAGTTCTGAAACGCTGTTTGCGTATGGCTTCAACAATTGGTACAGTGGACCGCTGAACATT ATCAACAACCAAGATTTCAAATCCCTATCAAATCCGGAACGATTCTCCAACGAGGAACGACACCAGAAGCGATTGTCAGACGAAAAGACTGACTTCAGTTCGGAACACTTTGGAATGGATCACGTTCAGTGCATGATCGACTGCTTTGGGCTGGACTCCGCGGTGATACCGCTGGAAATAAAGCTCACCGAAGATCAAAACTACCGTATCAAAGTGATTCTCAGCGACAAGAAGGACAACCTCGATCAGTATCGAACGTTAGCGGATGACAGTTCGATTCTACTAAACCTACTCGACATGTTGCTGGCCGTGCTGTACGACAAACTGCTGCAAAGCAACGAACTGAACGAGGCCATTTCGCACGTCAACATCCACCGGATATCGGCCACGCTGTCGTACTTTGAGCAGTTCAAATCTGTGGATGCTGTGCTGACTGCGTTCTATCGACGATCCTGTGTCTACCCGCTGTTTCGAAGCAAAGAACTGGCGCAAATCTGCGCACAATGCTTGGCAGATGCGTCCAAGAAAGACGCCTTCAACGATTGGATCCTCGAGAAGTTGATGTACTGTTACGAGTCTTTCATGCAAAATGATTGTTCTGTGCTGAACCACTACTACGTCAAAGACTACATCCGGTTCGTGCGGCTTTGCGCGCCAGTTGAAGGTCTTCGCAAAGCTGTCGAAGAAGTTGCGGCGCTTCTGCCGCAGGTACACGAGAGATCGCTGGGATTCGGCGAAGAGGCTGTTGTGCAGAAGTTTGTCCGGGATATTATTGGCCGGTTGGATGATAGCTCAACCGACTCGGATGACGATTCGTCGAGTGAGGGCGAGACGGAGACCGAGAGAAGTGACGAGGAGGTGATTTCACAACCGGAAGAAAGCGTGTTGGACAAATTGATGAACTTGAAAATACAACCCTGA
- the LOC120430133 gene encoding peroxisomal membrane protein PEX14 isoform X1, protein MSGDGDEAPPQQAIPPAVPPREHLITTAIKFLNNPNVLRSAVGQKQAFLRSKGLTEDEIQLACERAGVFSREPVQQNHQTVISMDVGTGGGGGGVAKASYSVQPQSWFGRVREVLNSVAVISGLMYGVYMFYKKFIEPLLFRSKKKKPVDEQLADLSRTVEGKIDKLSGELVKIKDELTRVNQAQSAAKELAAFKTDLDSIKGLLLNRKQFASPNLPIVPPSIPAWQLQSQSQQEERTPNSEGEPDKIDDNDTGSGSGSSENDVVLKNSDSSLEIIS, encoded by the exons ATGAGCGGGGACGGGGACGAAGCGCCACCGCAGCAGGCGATTCCGCCGGCCGTCCCACCACGGGAACACCTG ATCACCACCGCCATCAAGTTCCTCAACAACCCGAACGTACTGCGCAGTGCCGTGGGACAGAAGCAGGCATTTCTTCGCTCGAAGGGACTCACCGAGGATGAGATTCAGCTGGCCTGTGAGCGGGCCGGGGTGTTTAGCCGGGAGCCGGTTCAGCAGAACCACCAGACCGTCATCAGCATGGACGTGGGCActggcggaggaggaggaggtgtggcGAAGGCGAGTTACAGCGTTCAACCGCAGAGCTGGTTCGGGCGGGTTCGGGAGGTCCTCAACTCGGTGGCCGTCATCAGTGGGCTGATGTATGGCGTCTACATGTTCTACAAG AAATTCATCGAGCCCCTGCTCTTCCGAAGCAAGAAGAAGAAGCCCGTCGACGAGCAGCTCGCCGACCTCAGCCGGACGGTCGAGGGCAAGATCGACAAGCTCAGCGGCGAGCTGGTCAAGATCAAGGACGAGTTGACCCGGGTAAACCAGGCGCAATCCGCCGCCAAGGAGCTCGCCGCCTTCAAGACCGACCTGGACTCGATCAAGGGACTGCTGCTGAACCGGAAGCAGTTCGCATCGCCCAACCTGCCCATCGTGCCGCCCTCGATCCCCGCCTGGCAGCTGCAGTCCCAGTCCCAGCAGGAGGAACGGACGCCCAACAGCGAGGGCGAGCCAGACAAAATCGACGACAACGACACCGGGTCCGGGTCCGGGTCGAGCGAGAACGACGTCGTGTTGAAAAACAGCGACAGCAGTTTGGAGATTAT ATCATAA
- the LOC120430133 gene encoding peroxisomal membrane protein PEX14 isoform X2: MSGDGDEAPPQQAIPPAVPPREHLITTAIKFLNNPNVLRSAVGQKQAFLRSKGLTEDEIQLACERAGVFSREPVQQNHQTVISMDVGTGGGGGGVAKASYSVQPQSWFGRVREVLNSVAVISGLMYGVYMFYKKFIEPLLFRSKKKKPVDEQLADLSRTVEGKIDKLSGELVKIKDELTRVNQAQSAAKELAAFKTDLDSIKGLLLNRKQFASPNLPIVPPSIPAWQLQSQSQQEERTPNSEGEPDKIDDNDTGSGSGSSENDVVLKNSDSSLEIM, encoded by the exons ATGAGCGGGGACGGGGACGAAGCGCCACCGCAGCAGGCGATTCCGCCGGCCGTCCCACCACGGGAACACCTG ATCACCACCGCCATCAAGTTCCTCAACAACCCGAACGTACTGCGCAGTGCCGTGGGACAGAAGCAGGCATTTCTTCGCTCGAAGGGACTCACCGAGGATGAGATTCAGCTGGCCTGTGAGCGGGCCGGGGTGTTTAGCCGGGAGCCGGTTCAGCAGAACCACCAGACCGTCATCAGCATGGACGTGGGCActggcggaggaggaggaggtgtggcGAAGGCGAGTTACAGCGTTCAACCGCAGAGCTGGTTCGGGCGGGTTCGGGAGGTCCTCAACTCGGTGGCCGTCATCAGTGGGCTGATGTATGGCGTCTACATGTTCTACAAG AAATTCATCGAGCCCCTGCTCTTCCGAAGCAAGAAGAAGAAGCCCGTCGACGAGCAGCTCGCCGACCTCAGCCGGACGGTCGAGGGCAAGATCGACAAGCTCAGCGGCGAGCTGGTCAAGATCAAGGACGAGTTGACCCGGGTAAACCAGGCGCAATCCGCCGCCAAGGAGCTCGCCGCCTTCAAGACCGACCTGGACTCGATCAAGGGACTGCTGCTGAACCGGAAGCAGTTCGCATCGCCCAACCTGCCCATCGTGCCGCCCTCGATCCCCGCCTGGCAGCTGCAGTCCCAGTCCCAGCAGGAGGAACGGACGCCCAACAGCGAGGGCGAGCCAGACAAAATCGACGACAACGACACCGGGTCCGGGTCCGGGTCGAGCGAGAACGACGTCGTGTTGAAAAACAGCGACAGCAGTTTGGAGATTATGTAA